Proteins found in one Asterias amurensis chromosome 13, ASM3211899v1 genomic segment:
- the LOC139946539 gene encoding E3 ubiquitin-protein ligase UHRF1-like yields the protein MWIQVRTFDGQKSIRVDGLSKLTKIEELRSKLVDPFSAPLDRQRLFYRGKQLENGQTLFDYSVGLNDIIQIMIKAEYIPQEPKADSGFVSETSDSEHSTCTSGGSEVVLESDDQPSTSKEGLAEGTYKIGDLIDALDLSIGAWFEASVVDLSKASEEENTELKHTDTATDVNDAKLVDANHNIKDENDNSKMDNGLALKVNGIMKEQNVCMNGVAVETTEDTKGTNSSEDIKTEAPTKLQTCNDGFVYHVKFEGYEDQGILKLPDKYLRPRARTMIDYDDVRVNDVVMVNYNPDEPKERGFWYDVQVTAKKSTRTYKEMIGNVRLGIDANVLKDCRIRLTDEIFKIEKQGEVTCDPDLLNGENEPFKRSNKAECAHCKDNPKRKCKQCACHKCGGKDDPDRQLMCDECDMAYHLACLDPPLEEIPDVEEWYCPLCKNDASQVVMAGQKLKHSKKKAKMASSINGSTRDWGKGMACQGRTKVCTIVPPNHFGEIPGIHVGQSWKFRVQVSEAGVHRPHVAGIHGREIEGAYSIVLAGGYEDDEDRGEEFLYTGSGGRDLSGNKRTAEQSMDQKLTKMNSALARNCNAPLDSKKGNEAKDWRAGKAVRVIRNSKGRKHSKYAPEEGNRYDGLYKVVKFWPETGRSGFLVWRYLLRRDDPQHAPWTKQGQKKIKALGLVMEYPDGYLEAMATKEKERNGDKDSGSEEEVKSVKKGQNKGKGQKRKRKETEEDTAKSTPKKCKVTIPSDIQKLIDCDETNKKVWEEVAQEIQTGKKLLSAVEDAFTCICCQEVVYHPITMPCQHNICKSCLQRSFKADVCQCPYCRYDLGKGYSMVFNKELQVILKELFPGYNVGR from the exons TTGGAGAATGGACAGACATTGTTTGACTACAGCGTTGGTTTGAATGATATCATTCAGATCATGATCAAAGCAGAGTATATTCCCCAAGAGCCTAAAGCAGATAGTGGTTTTGTATCAGAGACCAGTGACTCCGAGCATTCTACGTGTACTTCAGGGGGCAGTGAAGTAGTCTTGGAATCGGATGATCAACCATCTACAAGTAAAGAAGGACTAGCTGAAGGAACATACAAG ATTGGTGACTTGATTGATGCGTTGGACTTGAGCATAGGAGCGTGGTTTGAAGCTAGTGTCGTAGATCTATCTAAAGCGTCCGAAGAAGAAAACACTGAACTGAAGCACACAGATACAGCGACTGATGTCAACGACGCCAAACTCGTAGATGCCAACCACAACATCAAAGATGAAAACGACAACTCCAAGATGGATAATGGCCTGGCTTTGAAAGTAAACGGTATCATGAAggaacaaaatgtatgtatgaaTGGAGTCGCTGTGGAAACTACAGAGGATACAAAAGGTACAAATTCATCAGAGGACATCAAAACTGAAGCACCCACAAAACTGCAGACTTGTAACGATGGCTTTGTATACCACGTCAAATTCGAAGG GTATGAAGACCAAGGTATACTGAAACTACCAGATAAATACTTAAGGCCTCGTGCACGTACGATGATTGACTATGACGACGTTAGAGTCAACGATGTGGTGATGGTCAACTACAATCCTGATGAACCAAAGGAAAGAGGTTTCTGGTATGATGTACAAGTCACTGCTAAG aaATCAACCAGGACATACAAAGAAATGATTGGTAATGTCAGACTTGGAATCGATGCAAATGTATTGAAGGATTGCCGTATTCGACTAACAGATGAAATATTCAAGATTGAGAAACAAGGAGAAGTGACCTGTGACCCAGACCTTCTCAATGGAGAAAACGAACCTTTCAAAA GGTCCAATAAGGCTGAATGTGCACACTGTAAAGACAATCCAAAGCGTAAGTGTAAGCAGTGTGCATGTCATAAATGTGGCGGTAAAGACGACCCAGATAGACAGCTCATGTGTGATGAATGTGATATGGCATATCATTTAGCATGCCTAGACCCACCATTGGAAGAAATACCTGATGTGGAAGAGTG gTATTGTCCATTATGTAAAAATGATGCATCTCAAGTCGTGATGGCTGGACAGAAACTCAAACATAGCAAGAAGAAAGCCAAAATGGCGTCCTCTATCAACGGAAGCACAAGAGATTGGGGAAAG GGAATGGCTTGCCAGGGTCGCACCAAGGTTTGTACCATCGTTCCACCCAATCACTTTGGAGAGATCCCTGGTATTCATGTTGGCCAATCATGGAAGTTTAGAGTTCAG GTGAGTGAAGCAGGAGTACATCGCCCTCATGTTGCTGGTATTCATGGCCGAGAGATTGAAGGAGCTTATTCCATTGTCTTAGCAGGAGGTTATGAAGATGACGAG GATAGAGGTGAAGAGTTTCTGTACACTGGTAGTGGAGGTCGTGACCTCTCTGGCAATAAAAGGACAGCTGAACAATCTATGGATCAAAAGCTCACTAAGATGAACTC GGCTCTTGCCAGAAACTGCAACGCTCCATTAGATTCCAAGAAAGGTAATGAAGCAAAAGATTGGCGTGCTGGAAAAGCAGTGCGAGTCATCAGGAACTCTAAGGGGCGAAAACATTCCAAGTATGCCCCAGAAGAAGGCAATCGCTATGATGGTCTTTACAAG GTTGTGAAGTTTTGGCCTGAGACAGGGAGAAGTGGGTTCTTAGTATGGAGGTATTTACTACGTAGAGATGACCCTCAGCATGCTCCATGGACTAAACAAGGACAGAAGAAAATCAAAGCACTTGGTCTTGTCATGGAG TATCCGGATGGTTACCTTGAAGCAATGGCCACCAAAGAGAAAGAACGAAACGGAGATAAAGATTCTGGTAGTGAAGAGGAGGTCAAATCGGTCAAGAAAGGTCAAAACAAGGGCAAAGGtcaaaagagaaaaagaaaag AAACTGAAGAAGATACTGCCAAATCAACGCCCAAGAAATGCAAGGTGACAATTCCAAGTGACATCCAGAAACTGATTGATTGTGATGAAACCAACAAGAAGGTGTGGGAAGAGGTAGCCCAGGAGATCCAAACAGGCAAG AAATTGTTGAGTGCAGTTGAAGATGCGTTTACATGCATATGTTGCCAGGAAGTTGTATATCATCCAATCACTATGCCATGTCAGCATAATATCTGCAAG TCTTGTCTTCAGCGATCATTCAAAGCCGATGTTTGCCAGTGTCCTTACTGTCGTTATGACTTGGGTAAAGGCTATAGTATGGTATTCAACAAAGAACTACAAGTCATATTGAAGGAGCTGTTTCCAGGTTATAATGTGGGGCGTTAA